DNA sequence from the Salminus brasiliensis chromosome 3, fSalBra1.hap2, whole genome shotgun sequence genome:
AGTCCAATGTAACTAACAAGAACTTGAATCTATAGCCTCGGTTTAGCACTGGACAAAACTGCATGCTGAGAACTTTATCAAGCAAGCCAAAACACAATATAActtctttattttaaatttatttattttgggcACTGTTTGTATGGTTATTTAAAAAGTTTAGCTTTGTAGCCAACTTTGGATATCAAGCATGTTGTGGCTACAATAATTTTTGGGATAAAGAGAAAAGTGTCTGGATTTGTGATTTTTGGCTGAACTGTTGCTTTTAAAGGAAATGAAAAAATGCAAGCATATTTTGTTAATCTGGCTTTtagatttaaaaagaaatgaaaaagggTGGGGGGGGATTTAACCTGTTGTTTTATTGTAGTTCCCAGGTGGGTCTTCCTGTTCTACTGCCTCTGCTACTGCTGTTGCTTCTCTTCTCAGCATTTTACTTCCTTCCTCCTTTCAGCTCCTTTGGCTGTCCATatatttctctcctctcttcaatAAACCTTGATGCTGCTGTCTCAGTCCTGTTTACTCTCGCCTCTGTTTAGAGCGGGACAAAGAGAACAGGCACAGGCGGCGGAGCAGCTCACGTAGCCGCAGtcgggagaggaagaggagaagcaGGGAGCGAAGAAGCCGGGAACGGCGCAGCAGCAGCAAGGACCGCAGGCACAGACCTGGGTGAGTGAGAGATCTGTAGAAGACTCCTGTTGAGGCATCAGTTCATTAAAGACAGTCTCAAGGGTTTCTCGACGTAATGCATGTCCATGTCAAATGATGAGTCACCACAGGCGGTAATTCCAGAGCTTTTTTCTGTAAAAGAGCAGAAACCCACTTGACTTTGTAGTCGTATTTGTAGTCCAATCAGGGTTCAACATTCTTAGTTGTGAATAGACTGTTCTGCTGAGAGTTTGGCCATCTCCTTCTCTAAAAGTCGTGGTGATTTAGAGCTGTCTTGAGCTTTATCTCTTGTCGTGACTTACACTTTGCCATTTAACTCTTGTTTATGCAGTGACTCCTCGCAccgggagaagaagaagaaagtaaaaaagtacTGGGATGTTCCTCCTCCAGGTTTTGAACACATCACACCCATGCAGTACAAGGCCATGCAGGGTAAGCGAAACTCTGAACAGACCTCTCTGTCTGAAATGGTTGATTTTAGAAAGATCTTTATCTTCTCAGTGCTCTGTTATCTCTTCCGTTGTTCGAGTATCAACTGTTCTCAATCATTTTATATGTCTGCtctgtgctttttttatttttagtttgcTTTCTCCATTCGTTTACAAGTAATACTCtttttgtttactgttgtaTTAAAGTACAGTATGTAGCAGATGAAGTTTATGCTAAATTATGCTAAAGTCTTTCCAACTATCTTCCAACATTTGCTTCTTTCTTGTGCAACTTTAGTTCTCTGGCCCACTTTTGAACTTGCAGTAAAAGGATGCCTCATTCTCATGTGAAGTCTTAAGTCTGTGCCTTTCAATCTCTAAGCTAAACTGTGTactctgtgtgtctctcagcTGCTGGTCAGATTCCTGCCACAGCCCTGTTGCCCACTATGACTCCAGATGGGCTGGCTGTTACACCCACCCCAGTACCTGTAGTGGGCAGCCAGATGACTCGACAAGCGAGACGACTCTATGTGGGCAATATCCCATTCGGCATCACAGAGGTGAGCACCTTTTACAATCTGTATGTTACGTAAATTAAAACTCTTCAGACCTCAAGTCTgcgattttcatttttataatgtTTGCTTAACTGTTTTGTGTAACGACTAGTAGGCAGTAgctgtctgtgcatttgcacatctgtcagcagtgggtgcaacctaaagtagctgaattcattagaaggggtgtctacaaacatttggacatttaccTAATCAGACAGTAATTGGGCAACTACGGTGGCAATGGTGCTTTGGATCCGATTGGGCTGGCCTTGATTACACAGCATGTTTTAAATATGAACCTGACTGTCTGCTGCCAGCAGAGAACTGAGGGTGAATCCCCCCAAACAAAGCACCGCAGCAGCTTGTGCCATCACTCACTACccgttattatatttattttgtgttttgttctCATTTAGATTCATTTCTGTAGATTTCTAGGGGTGGGCAGTAACAGGTTAATTTATTGATTCCAATTAAAACAAGCTAATGGTTAGTTTTGTAGTCTGAAATTGGTGAATATGGAATGACCTGCAGCATGACTGATCGAGAAACTCATTCTGGTGAATGAAATGGAATGTCAACTCAAAGTTCACATCTCACTCTTCTCTTTCATTGTAATGATTTTTAGGAATCCATGATGGACTTTTTCAACGCTCAGATGAGACTTGGAGGTCTTACTCAGGCTCCAGGAAACCCCGTCCTTGCTGTCCAGATTAATCAGGACAAGAACTTTGCCTTTCTTGAGGTTGGTTGTGCTTAAGCAATCTCAGATTTCAAACACAAACGGAAGGCGGTCTTGCGTGTGGAAAGTTTTACCTTTAAGTTTccatttaatttcatgtttcCCTCCTGTTCATTCTCAAGTTCCTGTTTGAATTTCTACCTGTTCACTGTGAAGACCTGTATGCATTCAGTCTACCTGAATGTAATGCATGTGCTTTGTTGGACTGTTATGAATCTTTAGCACAGCCTCTCTTTACTGACCGTTACACCAAGCTTCAGGCCCTAGATATTTTTTTATAGGTGAAAATCATTTGGTGAAATTGTATAATGACCTTTTCAAGTAGGTGACTTTTAATTGATCTCTCTGCTGTCATCGCCCTCCCTCCTTCAGTTCCGCTCAGTGGATGAGACCACACAGGCCATGGCTTTTGATGGCATTATATTCCAAGGCCAGAGTCTAAAGATCCGCCGGCCACATGATTACCAGCCCTTACCAGGCATGAGTGAGAACCCCAGTGTGTATGTGCCAGGTAGGTGTACTGCAAAATACATATCCCTTCTTTATCTTATCTTTGTCTTGATGgaaataaatggaataaaacCAGACTTTGTGTATGCCATGTTTAGGTAACAGTAATCTTAAAGATGGTCTTGAGCTAGTAAGTTCCTATGTATGAACAGCACTTATGCTATAGAGGAATCCATTCAGTTGACCGATTTTCTGCTTTCTACTTTCATTGACTCTActgacatttttttatgttcttttctctttctctctctctctctcccacccccccccaccccctttctTCCCACCTCCACTTTCTTCCCAGGAGTGGTGTCCACTGTGGTCCCTGACTCTGTTCACAAGCTTTTCATTGGAGGCCTGCCCAACTATCTCAATGATGACCAGGTCTGTACACTGCCCAGTATAGTTAATCTGGATTACTAAACAcctacagatttttttttattttaagaaatgAAAATCCTAGTTATTTACTAACTTATTTACCAGTTTGTGACAAACAAAACATGACCACATTCTCTTTTTTGATGTGTTTTAGGTCAAAGAATTGCTGACTTCTTTTGGCCCCTTAAAAGCATTCAACCTTGTGAAGGACAGCGCCACAGGCCTCTCTAAAGGCTATGCTTTCTGCGAATATGTTGATGTCAACCTTAACGACCAGGTGTGTTGCATGGCTTTATATTAAAGGTGAATATTAAAGTCATGCTGCCAAAATAACCTTTTTACTAAATttcatgtctgtgtgtttgtgaaaatCTCAGGCAATTGCGGGACTGAATGGGATGCAGTTAGGTGATAAGAAGCTCTTGGTCCAGAGGGCGAGTGTAGGAGCAAAGAATGCCACTCTGGTAAGAAGTCTGATTTAATGTTTTCTGaggagttttttttgtttgtttgttttgtttttttggtctgtttgttttcaccTTTTTGCCTTATTCCATTTGATGTTACAATAATCAATCAAATGCCTTTTTGCCTCTCCCGACAGACGAGTATAAACGAGACTCCAGTAACACTGCAGGTACCAGGTCTCATGAACAGCTCCATGAATCAAATGGGTGGAATCCCCACTGAGGTGCTATGTCTGATGAACATGGTGGCCCCAGAAGAGCTGCTGGATGACGAGGAGTATGAGGAGATTGTTGAGGATGTCAGGGATGAGTGCTCTAAATATGGCCAGGTCAAGAGCATAGAGATCCCCCGACCTGTTGATGGCCTGGAGATCCCTGGAACCGGCAAGGTAAAGAAAGACTTGGACATAACATGGACCGCTGTATTGTAATGTTGGGGTCTTAGGGGTGAAGGTCTCTGACCTCTGAAGCTTCAGTGCTTTATGTGCTTCAGAAATGTGACCCAAGTCAAATATATTTGCAATGAATTCTAGCCAGTTagcctgtgtgtttttgtgtttgccTGGTGTTTCTGCTTTCAAAAAATGTTGGCTAATTAAAATTCTCTGTAAAGTAAAAGAGATCAGATTTCTCTGTCTGTATCCAtggctcactcacacactctctcttctctACAGATCTTTGTGGAGTTCACATCGGTATATGACTCCCAGAAAGCCATGCAAGGCTTAACGGGAAGGAAGTTTGCCAACAGAGTGGTGGTGACCAAGTACTGCGACCCTGATGCCTACCACCGCCGAGACTTTGCCTAGACATGAATGAGTGGAAGAGGCAGAAGAGGAAGAGTGAGTGGTTCACGATGATGACCTGGGTGAAGATGGAAGTGAATGGAGGGATAGTGAAAGAGGGgactttttgtattttttttctctttttttctttttttgtggaaGACAGcatttgctttttaaaaagagGGTGTTAAAACAGAACATTACAAGCAGCTGTGATGtaattttgtttgtattttaagaAAGCAGTGACAACaattcattcagttaatttttttttttttttattacattagaTTGTTAAAAGAGGAGAGGTAATGACTTTCTCCCAGAAACAGAGTGGTGACAATGGCAGGAGAGAGGGAAGTACTAAAGGCTCATTTCTTTCACTTTACACAACCACCAAAGAGTGAGAAAAAGGAAGCTGTTTTGATCTTTAATTCGTTTTCAATCATCGTTTTCTCGGTTAGAGAGCTGACTACAGTGTTTCtgcttctctctgtttttcagCTGTTTCTATCTCCCAGATATGGTTTTGTTGAAGCCACGGGCTAGTTTATGCCCAGTTTTGTCCGTCTGTTTCCAGTACACATCACGCCTTGTACAACACCAGTGTAACATCAAGTCTAGTGTGGCACCTTCGAGTGTCTCTGTATGTGTGAATTTGAATATAATAGCCCTCGTTTGATAATAAAACTATTGAGAATATCTTCATTTGGTGGGAGTATTGCACTGTGGTCTTCTTACTGGTTTGCCTGTGAACCAGTTTGCTTCAACTTTCAAATATAACATTCACAGTAAATCATTTCCTGGAGTGTGTCCCAAATTACTGTTTAACCGTAACCAAATATGATGATGTGGTCAAACTGGCACAGAATACTTGGCACTAGACAACAGTAAAAGAACCTCTTAAATGCTGAGTGCTGTTTCAGTGTAATCAAAGTACATTAGCTGGGAAATGAGCCTTTCCACCACTGGAGGTTAGGTGCATATTCTTAGCCAGGTACCTGTAGTTATAGCATTGAACTAAATGAATGTAATTCTACATGCAGAATTCAAAACTACAAGATAAGTTTAACATATGTACCAAATAAACTGGCCATGGTCCTAAACCTTCTGGGTTATTTGAAGAAACGAATGTGCCAGAATGTCATTTTCGTATTCTTTAATTTCCCCCATCGCTGTTCCTccacccctctaacccacatgGTCCTTGATGGTGAAAGAGGATCGCTTAAATGTTGTTGTAATGATAATtgactccaaaaaaaaaaagcttagtgTTTCAGTATCTGTTGAAGGTCCTCTCAGTACTTTCTTGAAATCGCCAAAGTCAGTGGTCACCAATTCAGTCCACCTTCCTGCAAACTTTAATTCCAACCCTAACAACCCCACCTGGTATCCAATCATTACCTTTAGAAGTGCTTGATTCTCTAAATGAGGGGTGTTGGATTTGGGTTGGTGATGAAACCTGCAGGAGGATGGATCTCCAGACCACTGATCTATAATAACTAATTCTGGCATGAACCTCCTCACTCCTCAAGCCTCTCCATCTCTGGCTGAGCAGTGAGGCAGCTTTCATTGTCTTGGTGGCAAGGcaagtcatttattttttattttttgaagtTCTCCACCAAGAACAGAATCTAGGTCCCGTCTACAAACCTCCACAACAGCTGTTCAACATCTGTGTGTACACGGCTTCAACTGAGCGATTTTATTTGACTGCCAGTGTACAAGATATGCCTGTGTTAGCAATGAGTGTTCCCTAAAGTAGCAGAGTTCACAGCTTCGGTGTCTGCATACCTTTGGACATGCATTTTAGTGACCGTGTCTCTGGAAACATTATACATGTGCGTAGTTGTCTTTAGTACGACACATTTGCTGAGGTGTTAAGAGCATCGAAATTGCTGGTAAATTTAGTCTGCGGGTTCCTCAAACCACCAGTGCAGTGTCATTGTGGTGAATGGTAGATAACCTGGCTGGAGCTTTTGGCTAGAGCCATGGATCTTTGCAAAAATAGCAGCAACATTTTGTATGTTTTGGATATTGccaatgtaaataaacactgcagtgttTGTGGCTCTTTGGATTCATATTTCGCAATAGCTGTTCACTCAGCTGAGTATGATAAATGATACAGAGCTGGCAGATTTtgttttatcattattaataatagaaatatTTGGCAGTGGAATGAGTATAGATATTTCCAACATTCTCCCAACACAGTATTAAAGACGTTTGCCTATGAAAGAATACTTAAGATGGTGGATAAGTTGATAGATATATGAAATGGGAAGATGTGATTACACTAGTTTTTGAATTACTGACAAATTATACATTTAAGAGGCATTGAGGTGTAAAATAAGGATTATGACTTAATTgtgatttgtaattatttgtGCTGTGTAATATTATGTAGTCTGTTTGCATGTAGTGTTTTCTCACTACAGTACCCAACATGCCTTATGCA
Encoded proteins:
- the u2af2b gene encoding U2 small nuclear RNA auxiliary factor 2b isoform X1; its protein translation is MSDFDEFERQLTENKQGDSFNGHERDKENRHRRRSSSRSRSRERKRRSRERRSRERRSSSKDRRHRPGDSSHREKKKKVKKYWDVPPPGFEHITPMQYKAMQAAGQIPATALLPTMTPDGLAVTPTPVPVVGSQMTRQARRLYVGNIPFGITEESMMDFFNAQMRLGGLTQAPGNPVLAVQINQDKNFAFLEFRSVDETTQAMAFDGIIFQGQSLKIRRPHDYQPLPGMSENPSVYVPGVVSTVVPDSVHKLFIGGLPNYLNDDQVKELLTSFGPLKAFNLVKDSATGLSKGYAFCEYVDVNLNDQAIAGLNGMQLGDKKLLVQRASVGAKNATLTSINETPVTLQVPGLMNSSMNQMGGIPTEVLCLMNMVAPEELLDDEEYEEIVEDVRDECSKYGQVKSIEIPRPVDGLEIPGTGKIFVEFTSVYDSQKAMQGLTGRKFANRVVVTKYCDPDAYHRRDFA
- the u2af2b gene encoding U2 small nuclear RNA auxiliary factor 2b isoform X2 — protein: MSDFDEFERQLTENKQGDSFNGHERDKENRHRRRSSSRSRSRERKRRSRERRSRERRSSSKDRRHRPGDSSHREKKKKVKKYWDVPPPGFEHITPMQYKAMQAAGQIPATALLPTMTPDGLAVTPTPVPVVGSQMTRQARRLYVGNIPFGITEESMMDFFNAQMRLGGLTQAPGNPVLAVQINQDKNFAFLEFRSVDETTQAMAFDGIIFQGQSLKIRRPHDYQPLPGMSENPSVYVPVVSTVVPDSVHKLFIGGLPNYLNDDQVKELLTSFGPLKAFNLVKDSATGLSKGYAFCEYVDVNLNDQAIAGLNGMQLGDKKLLVQRASVGAKNATLTSINETPVTLQVPGLMNSSMNQMGGIPTEVLCLMNMVAPEELLDDEEYEEIVEDVRDECSKYGQVKSIEIPRPVDGLEIPGTGKIFVEFTSVYDSQKAMQGLTGRKFANRVVVTKYCDPDAYHRRDFA
- the u2af2b gene encoding U2 small nuclear RNA auxiliary factor 2b isoform X3, which gives rise to MSDFDEFERQLTENKQERDKENRHRRRSSSRSRSRERKRRSRERRSRERRSSSKDRRHRPGDSSHREKKKKVKKYWDVPPPGFEHITPMQYKAMQAAGQIPATALLPTMTPDGLAVTPTPVPVVGSQMTRQARRLYVGNIPFGITEESMMDFFNAQMRLGGLTQAPGNPVLAVQINQDKNFAFLEFRSVDETTQAMAFDGIIFQGQSLKIRRPHDYQPLPGMSENPSVYVPGVVSTVVPDSVHKLFIGGLPNYLNDDQVKELLTSFGPLKAFNLVKDSATGLSKGYAFCEYVDVNLNDQAIAGLNGMQLGDKKLLVQRASVGAKNATLTSINETPVTLQVPGLMNSSMNQMGGIPTEVLCLMNMVAPEELLDDEEYEEIVEDVRDECSKYGQVKSIEIPRPVDGLEIPGTGKIFVEFTSVYDSQKAMQGLTGRKFANRVVVTKYCDPDAYHRRDFA